A DNA window from Salvelinus namaycush isolate Seneca chromosome 30, SaNama_1.0, whole genome shotgun sequence contains the following coding sequences:
- the LOC120025346 gene encoding serum amyloid A-5 protein-like, translating into MKLLLAGLVLTLIVGAQAQWYRFPGEAARGATDMWRAYGDMKDANWKNSDKYFHARGNYDAARRGPGGRWAATVISDGREMVQGSSGRGHEDSAADQQANRWGRNGGDPNRFRPQGLPKKY; encoded by the exons ATGAAGCTGCTTCTAGCTGGACTTGTTCTGACCCTTATTGTAGGGGCTCAAGCTCAGTGGTACCGCTTCCCTGGTGAAGCTGCTCGAG GTGCTACAGACATGTGGCGTGCATATGGCGACATGAAGGACGCCAACTGGAAAAACTCAGACAAGTACTTTCACGCTCGGGGCAACTATGATGCTGCCAGGAGAGGACCAGGGGGCAGGTGGGCAGCAACAGTCATCAG TGATGGCCGGGAGATGGTTCAGGGTTCCAGTGGTCGAGGACACGAGGACTCAGCAGCTGACCAGCAGGCTAACCGCTGGGGACGTAATGGAGGGGACCCCAACCGATTCAGACCCCAAGGACTCCCCAAGAAATACTGA